In Streptomyces sp. NBC_01551, one DNA window encodes the following:
- a CDS encoding serine/threonine-protein kinase — MTERIIGERYQLATILGQGGMGQVWTAYDRRLDRRVAVKLLRPDKVAGPGTVAEELRRRFVRECRVTAQVDHPGLVTVHDAGSDGDELFLVMGYVEGSDLADHLAEHDPYPWQWAVSVVAQLCGVLSAVHAVPIVHRDLKPRNVMVRPDGTVLVLDLGVASVMDTDTTRLTSTGSPIGSPAYMAPEQAMGGAVGPYTDLYALGVLLYELLSGNVPFAGSTALGVLHRHLYEPPVPVRQLRPEVPHQLEAILLHLLAKDPQDRPGSAQEVYESLVPLLPKQGAPAGPLDPTRPFLRPQAPWPDRAAVIPPQPTQPPAPQRPDIPAAVDEARQLLDQGRLTQAVDILGGILPAAAAQHGEHSPVVRSLRKQYAATLMDDGQYRRALPELRRLADEFPPGDPQSHRFRYDAAQCLEQLGEPAAALAEYRSLLPLFENHYANPDPGLPLEVRRRIAHLLLSLGDRPAAHDTLARLLFDAERLHGPNHPFPAEIRRTLHWLGQVRG; from the coding sequence GTGACCGAGCGGATCATCGGCGAGCGCTACCAGCTGGCCACCATCCTGGGCCAGGGCGGCATGGGCCAGGTCTGGACGGCGTACGACCGGCGCCTGGACCGGCGCGTGGCCGTCAAACTGCTGCGCCCCGACAAGGTGGCGGGCCCCGGCACCGTCGCCGAGGAACTGCGCCGCCGCTTCGTCCGCGAATGCCGCGTCACCGCGCAGGTGGACCACCCCGGGCTGGTCACCGTGCACGACGCGGGCAGCGACGGCGACGAACTCTTCCTCGTCATGGGCTACGTCGAGGGCTCCGACCTGGCCGACCACCTCGCCGAGCACGACCCGTACCCCTGGCAGTGGGCGGTCTCCGTCGTCGCGCAGCTGTGCGGGGTGCTGTCCGCGGTGCACGCGGTGCCGATCGTCCACCGCGACCTGAAGCCCCGCAACGTGATGGTCCGCCCGGACGGCACCGTGCTCGTCCTGGACCTCGGTGTCGCCTCCGTGATGGACACCGACACCACCCGCCTCACCAGCACCGGCTCGCCCATCGGCAGCCCCGCCTACATGGCGCCCGAGCAGGCCATGGGCGGCGCGGTGGGCCCGTACACCGACCTCTACGCGCTCGGTGTCCTGCTGTACGAACTCCTCAGCGGCAACGTCCCGTTCGCCGGGTCCACCGCGCTCGGGGTGCTGCACCGCCACCTGTACGAGCCGCCGGTGCCGGTGCGCCAGCTGCGTCCGGAGGTCCCGCACCAGCTGGAGGCGATCCTGCTGCACCTGCTGGCCAAGGACCCGCAGGACCGCCCCGGCTCCGCCCAGGAGGTGTACGAGTCGCTCGTCCCGCTGCTGCCCAAGCAGGGCGCGCCGGCGGGCCCGCTCGACCCCACCCGCCCCTTCCTGCGCCCGCAGGCCCCCTGGCCGGACCGGGCGGCCGTGATCCCGCCGCAGCCGACGCAGCCGCCCGCCCCGCAGCGCCCGGACATCCCGGCGGCCGTGGACGAGGCCCGGCAGCTGCTGGACCAGGGCCGTCTGACCCAGGCCGTGGACATCCTCGGCGGCATCCTCCCGGCGGCCGCCGCGCAGCACGGGGAGCACTCGCCGGTGGTGCGCTCGCTGCGCAAGCAGTACGCCGCCACGCTGATGGACGACGGCCAGTACCGCCGCGCGCTGCCCGAACTGCGCCGTCTGGCGGACGAGTTCCCGCCCGGGGACCCCCAGTCGCACCGCTTCCGCTACGACGCGGCCCAATGCCTGGAGCAGCTCGGGGAACCGGCGGCGGCCCTCGCGGAGTACCGCTCGCTGCTGCCGCTGTTCGAGAACCACTACGCCAACCCGGACCCGGGCCTGCCGCTGGAGGTCCGCCGCCGGATCGCGCACCTGCTGCTGTCCCTGGGGGACCGTCCGGCGGCCCACGACACCCTGGCCCGGCTGCTGTTCGACGCCGAGCGGCTGCACGGCCCGAACCACCCGTTCCCGGCGGAGATCCGGCGCACCCTGCACTGGCTGGGGCAGGTCAGGGGCTGA
- a CDS encoding SurA N-terminal domain-containing protein, with protein MHRRTALSVSAVLLAAAPLLSACSSDARPGTAAVVGGERITTSALQVQVNDVRTAQSRSAQSAQAAGTARLERMKLNNMIQLRILEKTAKDAGITVTTREIEDVRKDTATQSGGAQKMEQLALARRLPVAPDQIDEDIRFQLLLGKIREKFGDDAFVPALTKASGALHIEVNPRYGGWDAKQIALGEGETPWITQRTRPEQPPAGV; from the coding sequence TTGCACCGTCGCACTGCGCTCTCCGTCTCCGCCGTCCTGCTCGCGGCGGCCCCCCTGCTGTCCGCCTGCTCCAGTGACGCCCGGCCCGGCACCGCGGCCGTCGTCGGCGGGGAACGGATCACCACCTCCGCGCTCCAGGTCCAGGTCAACGACGTGCGCACCGCGCAGAGCCGGTCCGCGCAGAGCGCCCAGGCCGCGGGCACCGCGCGGTTGGAGCGGATGAAGCTCAACAACATGATCCAGCTGCGGATCCTGGAGAAGACCGCGAAGGACGCAGGCATCACGGTCACCACCCGGGAGATCGAGGACGTCCGCAAGGACACCGCCACCCAGAGCGGCGGCGCGCAGAAGATGGAGCAGCTGGCGCTCGCGCGGCGGCTCCCGGTCGCACCGGACCAGATCGACGAGGACATCCGCTTCCAGCTGCTCCTCGGCAAGATCCGGGAGAAGTTCGGCGACGACGCCTTCGTGCCGGCCCTGACCAAGGCCTCCGGCGCCCTGCACATCGAGGTGAACCCGCGCTACGGCGGCTGGGACGCCAAGCAGATCGCGCTCGGCGAGGGCGAGACCCCCTGGATCACCCAGCGGACCCGGCCCGAGCAGCCCCCCGCCGGGGTCTGA
- a CDS encoding globin domain-containing protein: MVERRAEHAVKFFYSHLFWHNPGIRALFPASFEDMERQRDRLFAALTHVIAHLEHETLLPYLRELGRDHRKFLVGPEHYAAVGASLMAALAQTSGDAWTPDVEKAWAEAYQVIADAMTEGAAASEDPPWWDAEVVRHLQYGQDIAVLTLRPHVPLPYLPGQYVSVSSERVPTTWRTYSIGNAPRPDHTVDLHVSRIERGRLSTALVREVRPGETLRLGAAGGQLTLRRTDRPVSLIAAGTGWAPIRALLEELAEHPPDQDVRLFVVARDAAHLYDRPLIDRYAASLRRLGVTYITPAPGQHRNQATDRLTTALANRALWPEHDVYLSGPPQFIDETAYVLEELGARPDRLFHDSVPTGGKGHGQGGRPLGFGEWFLNRPAPHWHNPSARAPRAREEG, from the coding sequence GTGGTGGAGAGACGGGCCGAGCACGCGGTCAAGTTCTTCTACTCCCACCTCTTCTGGCACAACCCCGGGATCCGCGCCCTCTTCCCGGCCTCCTTCGAGGACATGGAACGCCAGCGGGACCGGCTCTTCGCCGCGCTCACCCATGTGATCGCCCACCTCGAACACGAGACCCTCCTCCCCTATCTCCGCGAGCTCGGCCGCGACCACCGCAAGTTCCTCGTCGGGCCCGAGCACTACGCGGCCGTCGGCGCCAGCCTGATGGCCGCCCTCGCCCAGACCTCCGGCGATGCCTGGACCCCGGACGTCGAGAAGGCGTGGGCCGAGGCCTACCAGGTGATCGCCGACGCCATGACGGAGGGCGCCGCGGCGAGCGAGGACCCGCCCTGGTGGGACGCGGAGGTCGTGCGCCACCTCCAGTACGGCCAGGACATCGCCGTCCTCACCCTGCGGCCGCACGTCCCGCTCCCCTATCTACCGGGCCAGTACGTGAGCGTGAGCAGCGAGCGCGTGCCGACCACCTGGCGCACGTACTCCATAGGCAACGCGCCCCGCCCCGACCACACCGTCGACCTGCACGTCAGCCGGATCGAGCGGGGCCGGCTCAGCACCGCCCTGGTCCGCGAGGTACGGCCGGGCGAGACGCTCCGGCTCGGCGCGGCCGGCGGGCAGCTGACGCTGCGCCGCACCGACCGGCCCGTCAGCCTGATCGCCGCCGGGACGGGCTGGGCGCCGATCCGGGCGCTGCTGGAGGAGCTGGCCGAGCATCCCCCCGACCAGGACGTACGGCTCTTCGTGGTCGCCCGGGACGCCGCCCACCTCTACGACCGGCCGCTCATCGACCGGTACGCGGCCTCGCTCCGCCGGCTCGGCGTCACCTACATCACGCCCGCGCCCGGGCAGCACCGCAACCAGGCCACCGACCGGCTGACGACCGCGCTGGCCAACCGGGCGCTCTGGCCCGAGCATGACGTCTACCTCAGCGGGCCGCCCCAGTTCATCGACGAGACCGCGTACGTCCTGGAGGAGCTCGGCGCGCGGCCCGACCGCCTCTTCCACGACTCCGTACCCACCGGCGGGAAGGGCCACGGCCAGGGCGGGCGTCCGCTGGGGTTCGGCGAGTGGTTCCTGAACCGCCCGGCCCCGCACTGGCACAACCCCTCGGCCCGCGCGCCGCGCGCCCGCGAGGAGGGTTAG
- a CDS encoding transglycosylase family protein, protein MRSGNGRHRRPRQVPAIVVTAGVTGSALALPLLAATNASAADAATWDKVAECESGGSWSANAGTGAYGGLQFSQEEWKNAGGLSYAERADLASRSQQIAVAERVLASQGPEAWSTCASPAGLTKDGPSADVNPGNADAPGPVAPSPSRPDAKVPVQGNTPARDYGAPTPKPGLSGSPTGLPDLPQGPSLGLPVMPEPDLPSTTPTTPTSPTTPGGPSTDPTSPTTPVDPSSPTAPTSPSGTPGNPAAPGTPGATTGPSASPSPSGAAGAAGESAGKHRGAPAVETASAPDAASDPTYTVKAGDSLAAIADAKGVKGGWNALYQANEQVIGGNADLIKPGQNLDLAKK, encoded by the coding sequence ATGCGTTCCGGGAACGGCCGCCACAGACGCCCCCGCCAGGTGCCCGCCATAGTCGTCACCGCCGGAGTCACAGGCTCCGCGTTGGCGCTGCCGCTGCTCGCGGCAACCAACGCGAGCGCCGCTGACGCCGCCACCTGGGACAAGGTTGCGGAATGCGAGAGCGGTGGCAGCTGGAGCGCCAACGCCGGCACCGGCGCCTACGGCGGACTCCAGTTCAGCCAGGAGGAGTGGAAGAACGCGGGCGGGCTGTCCTACGCCGAGCGCGCCGACCTCGCGAGCCGCTCGCAGCAGATCGCCGTCGCCGAGCGGGTGCTGGCCTCCCAGGGCCCCGAGGCGTGGTCGACGTGCGCCAGCCCGGCGGGTCTGACCAAGGACGGCCCGTCGGCGGACGTCAACCCGGGCAACGCCGACGCACCCGGCCCGGTCGCCCCGAGCCCGTCCCGCCCGGACGCCAAGGTGCCGGTGCAGGGCAACACGCCCGCCAGGGACTACGGCGCCCCGACGCCGAAGCCCGGCCTGTCCGGCTCGCCCACCGGACTGCCCGACCTGCCGCAGGGCCCCTCGCTCGGACTGCCCGTCATGCCCGAGCCGGACCTGCCGTCCACGACCCCGACGACGCCGACGAGCCCCACGACGCCGGGCGGTCCGTCGACCGACCCCACCTCGCCCACGACTCCGGTCGACCCGTCCTCGCCGACGGCCCCGACCTCCCCGAGCGGCACGCCGGGCAACCCGGCCGCCCCGGGGACCCCGGGCGCCACCACCGGCCCCAGCGCCTCTCCGAGCCCGTCCGGCGCGGCCGGCGCCGCGGGCGAGAGTGCTGGAAAGCACCGCGGGGCGCCCGCGGTCGAGACGGCCAGCGCGCCTGACGCCGCGTCGGACCCCACGTACACCGTCAAGGCGGGCGACAGCCTGGCCGCCATCGCGGATGCCAAGGGCGTCAAGGGCGGCTGGAACGCGCTCTACCAGGCCAATGAGCAGGTCATCGGCGGGAACGCGGATCTGATCAAGCCGGGCCAGAACCTGGATCTAGCTAAGAAATAG
- a CDS encoding nucleoside triphosphate pyrophosphohydrolase, with amino-acid sequence MTDHVPAEPTGRIVLLTASHRVAPGLLSWPAWQTLRAADRVLCADPEHPQLPYLREAGVEVVREAPDAQSLVEACAGGRTVVVIPAGEGDQRLTDGLARLAGSGRVAMPDLELLPGSYDLPGARLLDLVQVMDRVRRECPWTSRQTHEGLVKYAIEEAYELVEAIETGEREELREELGDVLLQVVFHARIAEEHPDQPFSVDDVAGSLVEKLVHRHPHVFGDAEARTPEDVSAHWQRTKAVEKQRESVTDGIPLGQPGLALAAKLAGRVRAGELAVELPRGEGIGYELLALAARAESAGVDPEAALRAAARAYRDAIRAAEGVDTP; translated from the coding sequence GTGACCGACCACGTACCCGCCGAGCCCACCGGCCGCATCGTCCTGCTCACCGCCAGCCACCGGGTGGCGCCCGGCCTGCTGTCCTGGCCGGCGTGGCAGACCCTGCGCGCCGCGGACCGGGTGCTGTGCGCCGACCCGGAGCACCCGCAGCTGCCGTACCTGCGGGAGGCGGGCGTCGAGGTCGTGCGGGAGGCACCCGACGCGCAGAGCCTGGTCGAGGCCTGCGCGGGCGGCCGCACCGTCGTGGTCATCCCGGCCGGCGAGGGCGACCAGCGGCTCACCGACGGGCTGGCCCGCCTCGCCGGCTCCGGCCGCGTCGCCATGCCCGACCTGGAGCTGCTGCCCGGCTCGTACGACCTGCCGGGCGCCCGGCTGCTGGACCTGGTCCAGGTGATGGACCGGGTCCGCAGGGAATGCCCCTGGACCTCGCGCCAGACCCACGAGGGGCTGGTGAAGTACGCCATCGAGGAGGCGTACGAGCTGGTCGAGGCCATCGAGACCGGGGAGCGGGAGGAACTACGGGAGGAACTCGGCGACGTGCTCCTCCAGGTGGTCTTCCACGCGCGCATCGCCGAGGAGCACCCCGACCAGCCGTTCTCCGTCGACGACGTGGCCGGCAGCCTCGTGGAGAAACTGGTCCACCGCCACCCGCACGTGTTCGGGGACGCCGAGGCGCGGACCCCGGAGGACGTCAGCGCGCACTGGCAGCGCACCAAGGCGGTCGAGAAGCAGCGCGAGTCGGTCACCGACGGCATCCCGCTCGGCCAGCCGGGCCTCGCCCTCGCGGCCAAGCTGGCCGGCCGGGTGCGCGCGGGGGAACTGGCCGTCGAACTGCCGCGCGGCGAGGGCATCGGATACGAGCTGCTGGCGCTGGCGGCGCGCGCCGAGTCGGCGGGGGTGGACCCCGAGGCCGCGCTGCGCGCGGCGGCCCGCGCCTACCGGGACGCGATCCGCGCCGCCGAGGGCGTCGACACCCCCTAA
- a CDS encoding YfhO family protein, with amino-acid sequence MSTPHPSPRRHSLFGSALAALLTAAAVCAGDAVAGVFPYGPRNRSINDLGNQFVPFHAHLWDMLHGQARGGLLFNWQSGYGTSFLPDFGTYLTSPFAVLVALFPREDIDLAVYVVTVLKMAAAAAAMAWLLRTLRRGPWWAAGLLGASYALCGWSVIEASYNPMWLDGLIAFPMLCLTGEWALRRRRLAVGTLVVAVCWTANFYTAYMATLGAALVLVVRVVLTRDGVRERLLVIGRAAGTTLLGIALASPVLVPLFLSSGQAYPGLVREFQPVSWADTFARLLPATYSFSSPAIFVGTGTLLLVAALPFHRAVPKRVRWWWAGLTVAVLLSFQWTPTHLAWHVFATPNGSPYRQTFVLAGIVVIAAWTALAAGLPGPRALAAGAGVLVAVALWASGSELVTGWTYGLFGGGLAIAAGAWWALKHRRLVLPAAGLLALVLIGQGAATTAWGMQGKLGGLDDYPSWGAAHSARAKALAGAEGWPAYRTDPSRPALSGNDPMLLGGEGGAYYSSHTPDVFTRTMVALGAGWTSRGRNVQSIDNPVTDAVFAVGARLQPNGAVARAEVPPLITTRPPGPELSYAEDAPFRNQELLLGAKVYEDPVAPGVCRAGTEAYLWAPEYNAYARLTGGPGFRLDGNSPRNRAAVQRLGVSRGPASALRFDSAPPPRWTLACLDREKLTRASALLRATAATGIKVGSSGISATVAPGTKGTAVLSSPAIAGWTCNGRPASAHLGLVAIPLDGRTTTVDCSFRPPGLVPGAAVAGAALLVLAWLLAVGARRARRRPQEADGLPPVAADAEVEASVPA; translated from the coding sequence ATGTCGACTCCGCACCCCTCCCCGCGGCGCCACAGCCTGTTCGGCTCGGCGCTCGCCGCCCTGCTCACGGCCGCGGCCGTGTGTGCCGGAGACGCCGTCGCGGGCGTCTTCCCGTACGGGCCGCGCAACCGCAGCATCAACGACCTCGGCAATCAGTTCGTGCCCTTCCACGCGCACCTGTGGGACATGCTCCACGGGCAGGCGCGGGGCGGACTGCTGTTCAACTGGCAGTCCGGCTACGGCACCAGCTTCCTGCCCGACTTCGGGACGTACCTGACGAGCCCCTTCGCGGTGCTGGTCGCGCTCTTCCCGCGCGAGGACATCGACCTCGCGGTGTACGTCGTCACGGTGCTGAAGATGGCCGCCGCCGCGGCCGCGATGGCCTGGCTGCTACGGACCCTGCGGCGCGGGCCGTGGTGGGCGGCGGGGCTGCTGGGGGCCTCGTACGCGCTGTGCGGCTGGTCGGTGATCGAGGCCTCGTACAACCCGATGTGGCTGGACGGGCTGATCGCCTTCCCGATGCTGTGTCTGACGGGTGAGTGGGCGCTGCGGCGGCGCCGACTCGCGGTGGGGACGCTGGTGGTCGCCGTCTGCTGGACCGCCAACTTCTATACGGCGTACATGGCGACGCTGGGCGCGGCGCTGGTGCTGGTGGTACGGGTGGTGCTGACCCGGGACGGCGTACGGGAGCGGCTGCTCGTGATCGGCCGGGCGGCGGGGACCACGCTGCTGGGCATCGCGCTGGCCTCGCCCGTCCTTGTCCCCCTCTTCCTCAGCTCGGGGCAGGCGTATCCGGGGCTGGTGCGGGAGTTCCAGCCGGTGTCGTGGGCGGACACGTTCGCCCGGCTGCTGCCGGCGACGTACTCCTTCTCCTCCCCGGCGATCTTCGTGGGGACGGGGACGCTGCTGCTGGTCGCGGCGCTGCCGTTCCACCGGGCCGTGCCCAAGCGCGTGCGGTGGTGGTGGGCGGGGCTGACGGTGGCCGTGCTGCTCTCGTTCCAGTGGACGCCGACGCACCTGGCCTGGCACGTGTTCGCGACGCCGAACGGCAGCCCGTACCGGCAGACGTTCGTCCTCGCCGGGATCGTGGTGATCGCCGCGTGGACCGCCCTGGCGGCGGGCCTGCCGGGGCCCCGGGCGCTGGCGGCGGGCGCGGGCGTGCTGGTGGCGGTGGCGCTGTGGGCGAGCGGCAGCGAGCTGGTCACCGGCTGGACCTACGGGCTGTTCGGCGGCGGTCTGGCGATCGCGGCCGGGGCATGGTGGGCGCTGAAGCACCGCAGGCTGGTGCTCCCGGCGGCGGGGCTGCTGGCCCTGGTGCTGATCGGGCAGGGCGCCGCGACCACCGCGTGGGGGATGCAGGGCAAGCTCGGCGGGCTGGACGACTACCCGTCCTGGGGCGCCGCGCACAGCGCCCGCGCCAAGGCGCTGGCGGGGGCCGAGGGCTGGCCCGCGTACCGGACGGACCCGAGCCGGCCGGCGCTGAGCGGCAACGACCCGATGCTGCTCGGCGGCGAGGGCGGCGCGTACTACAGCAGCCACACCCCGGACGTGTTCACGCGCACGATGGTGGCGCTCGGCGCGGGCTGGACCTCGCGCGGGCGCAACGTACAGAGCATCGACAACCCGGTCACCGACGCCGTCTTCGCGGTCGGCGCCCGCCTCCAGCCGAACGGCGCCGTCGCCAGGGCCGAGGTGCCGCCGCTGATCACGACGCGGCCGCCGGGGCCGGAGCTCTCCTACGCCGAGGACGCGCCGTTTCGCAACCAGGAACTCCTGCTGGGCGCGAAGGTGTACGAGGACCCGGTCGCGCCCGGGGTCTGCCGCGCGGGCACCGAGGCCTACCTGTGGGCGCCGGAGTACAACGCGTACGCCCGCCTCACGGGCGGCCCCGGCTTCCGCCTGGACGGCAACTCCCCTCGCAACCGGGCCGCCGTCCAGCGGCTCGGCGTCTCGCGCGGGCCGGCCTCGGCGCTGCGCTTCGACTCGGCCCCGCCGCCGCGCTGGACCCTGGCCTGCCTGGACCGGGAGAAGCTGACGCGGGCGTCGGCCCTGCTGCGCGCCACGGCGGCCACCGGCATCAAGGTCGGCTCGTCGGGCATCTCGGCCACGGTGGCGCCGGGCACGAAGGGCACCGCGGTGCTCTCCTCCCCCGCGATCGCCGGCTGGACCTGCAACGGCCGCCCGGCCTCGGCCCACCTGGGCCTGGTCGCGATCCCGCTGGACGGCCGCACCACCACCGTCGACTGCTCGTTCCGGCCGCCGGGGCTGGTCCCGGGCGCGGCCGTCGCGGGGGCGGCCCTGCTGGTGCTGGCCTGGCTCCTGGCCGTGGGCGCGCGGCGCGCGCGGCGGCGGCCGCAGGAGGCCGACGGGCTCCCGCCGGTCGCGGCCGACGCCGAGGTGGAAGCCTCCGTACCCGCCTGA
- a CDS encoding transglycosylase family protein encodes MLLSGKGKHRRGSKAVRIVTLAGVAGVAVAAPLMAAGSASAATASEWDRVAACESGGNWSINTGNGYYGGLQFSASTWAGYGGKAYAATANKASKSQQIAIAEKVLKGQGKGAWPVCGKGLSTSSYKGGAAEAPKPKAKPEAKKQQKAEPKKETKRSEAPVTRSERAQAPAPSKPAPKPAAPKPAAPKPAAPTTSAPKTGNGSYEVKPGDTLGTIAEANGVKGGWQQLFELNKDIVSDADLIFPGQKLKLS; translated from the coding sequence ATGCTGCTTTCCGGCAAGGGCAAGCACCGCCGCGGTTCCAAGGCCGTCCGCATCGTCACGCTCGCCGGTGTCGCCGGCGTGGCCGTCGCGGCGCCCCTGATGGCCGCGGGCTCCGCCTCCGCCGCCACCGCCTCCGAGTGGGACCGCGTCGCCGCGTGCGAGTCGGGCGGCAACTGGTCCATCAACACGGGCAACGGCTACTACGGCGGCCTGCAGTTCTCGGCCTCCACGTGGGCCGGCTACGGCGGCAAGGCGTACGCCGCGACCGCGAACAAGGCCTCCAAGTCGCAGCAGATAGCCATCGCCGAGAAGGTCCTCAAGGGCCAGGGCAAGGGCGCCTGGCCGGTCTGCGGCAAGGGCCTGTCCACCTCCTCGTACAAGGGCGGCGCCGCCGAGGCCCCCAAGCCGAAGGCGAAGCCCGAGGCGAAGAAGCAGCAGAAGGCCGAGCCGAAGAAGGAGACCAAGCGCTCCGAGGCCCCGGTCACCCGCTCCGAGCGCGCCCAGGCCCCGGCTCCGTCCAAGCCCGCGCCGAAGCCTGCCGCGCCGAAGCCTGCCGCGCCGAAGCCCGCCGCGCCGACGACCAGCGCCCCGAAGACCGGCAACGGCTCCTACGAGGTCAAGCCGGGCGACACCCTGGGCACCATCGCCGAGGCGAACGGCGTCAAGGGCGGCTGGCAGCAGCTCTTCGAGCTGAACAAGGACATCGTCTCGGACGCCGACCTGATCTTCCCGGGTCAGAAGCTGAAGCTCAGCTGA
- a CDS encoding cytochrome P450, giving the protein MHEQTPEAPADPPTPQGPTLFDWEFATDPYPAYAWLREHSPVHRTKLPSGVEAWLVTRYADARQALADQRLSKNPAHHAEPAHAKGKTGIPGERKAELMTHLLNIDPPDHTRLRRLVSKAFTPRRVAEFAPRVQELTDHLIDGFAAKGEADLIHEFAFPLPIYAICEMLGVPREDQDDFRDWAGMMIRHGGGPRGGVARSVKQMRTYLGELIHRKRDDLGNDLISDLIRASDHGDHLTEAEATAMAFILLFAGFETTVNLIGNGVHSLFMNPDQRARLQSSLAAGESALLETGIEELLRYDGPVELATWRFATGPLTLGGQDIATGDPVLVVLAAADRDPARFADPDTLDLSRTDNQHLGYGHGIHYCLGAPLARLEGQTALATLLTRLPDLELAVPAQELRWRGGLIMRGLRTLPVRFTPRND; this is encoded by the coding sequence GTGCATGAGCAGACTCCCGAAGCCCCCGCAGACCCCCCGACCCCGCAGGGTCCGACCCTGTTCGACTGGGAGTTCGCGACCGACCCCTACCCGGCCTACGCCTGGCTGCGCGAGCACTCCCCGGTGCACCGCACCAAGCTCCCCAGCGGGGTCGAGGCCTGGCTCGTCACCCGGTACGCCGATGCCCGCCAGGCCCTCGCCGACCAGCGGCTGAGCAAGAACCCGGCGCACCACGCGGAGCCGGCGCACGCCAAGGGCAAGACCGGGATCCCGGGGGAGCGCAAGGCGGAGCTGATGACGCACCTGCTCAACATCGACCCCCCGGACCACACCCGGCTGCGGCGGCTGGTGTCGAAGGCGTTCACTCCGCGCAGGGTGGCCGAGTTCGCCCCGCGGGTGCAGGAGCTGACCGACCACCTGATCGACGGGTTCGCCGCGAAGGGCGAGGCGGATCTCATCCACGAGTTCGCCTTCCCGCTCCCCATCTACGCCATCTGCGAGATGCTGGGCGTACCGCGCGAGGACCAGGACGACTTCCGGGACTGGGCCGGGATGATGATCCGGCACGGCGGCGGCCCGCGCGGCGGCGTCGCCCGTTCCGTGAAGCAGATGCGGACCTATCTCGGTGAACTCATCCACCGCAAACGGGATGATCTGGGCAATGACCTCATCTCCGATCTGATCCGGGCAAGTGACCACGGAGACCACCTGACGGAGGCCGAGGCCACCGCCATGGCCTTTATCTTGCTTTTCGCCGGATTCGAGACGACGGTCAACCTCATCGGCAACGGCGTCCACTCCCTCTTCATGAACCCGGACCAGCGCGCGCGCCTACAGTCCTCCCTCGCCGCCGGCGAGAGCGCGCTGCTGGAAACCGGAATCGAGGAACTCCTGCGCTACGACGGCCCGGTGGAGCTGGCGACGTGGCGGTTCGCCACCGGGCCGCTGACCCTCGGCGGGCAGGACATCGCGACGGGCGACCCGGTGCTGGTGGTCCTCGCGGCCGCCGACCGCGACCCGGCGCGGTTCGCCGACCCGGACACCCTCGACCTCTCCCGCACCGACAACCAGCACCTCGGCTACGGGCACGGGATCCACTACTGCCTGGGTGCTCCGCTGGCACGACTGGAGGGGCAGACCGCGCTCGCGACTTTGCTGACGCGTCTTCCCGACCTGGAACTCGCCGTGCCGGCCCAAGAGCTGCGCTGGCGCGGTGGGTTGATCATGCGTGGCCTGCGCACTCTTCCGGTGCGCTTCACACCCCGAAACGACTGA